A region from the Lolium perenne isolate Kyuss_39 chromosome 4, Kyuss_2.0, whole genome shotgun sequence genome encodes:
- the LOC127349012 gene encoding uncharacterized protein: MWNCSAPSSLLRPFSDDYVKCESSNSAAGTAGFDKILTAVEYDHLRHHLPSFQSLQTPTLFAPRGSESYFGIGDGSVYSGGDVRPSSLMQFGYTQPDSPDAAAHMLTWTAEGGEPMAGDGSSSKRFKTTRSTATTTAQGPQGRRQGSAKPRNQAEKAPCKRSQKLGDKITALQQLVSPYGKTDTASVLHEAAACIRSLHEQIQILAAPLPGVSCSSPSSQDTGEEPATSLRRQGLCVAPLSAAIASLVCDNARGHGHNRTDLGAGAFFGAL, translated from the exons ATGTGGAACTGCTCTGCGCCGTCCTCCCTCTTGCGGCCGTTCAGCGATGACTATG TGAAATGCGAGTCCTCTAATTCGGCAGCTGGAACCGCAGGTTTCGACAAGAT ACTCACCGCGGTGGAATATGATCATCTGCGCCACCACTTGCCGTCGTTTCAGAGCCTTCAGACGCCGACGCTTTTCGCCCCGCGTGGTTCAGAGAGTTATTTCG GGATCGGAGACGGCTCGGTCTACAGCGGCGGCGACGTCAGGCCTTCTTCGCTGATGCAGTTCGGCTACACCCAGCCAGATTCTCCTGATGCTGCCGCC CATATGTTGACATGGACGGCAGAAGGAGGCGAGCCAATGGCTGGCGACGGGAGCAGTTCAAAAAGGTTCAAGACAACGAGAAGCaccgcgacgacgacggcgcagggTCCACAGGGCCGGCGGCAGGGCAGCGCCAAGCCAAGAAATCAAGCTGAGAAG GCACCGTGCAAGAGGAGCCAGAAGCTGGGGGACAAGATCACCGCGCTCCAGCAGCTGGTTTCTCCCTACGGAAAG ACGGACACCGCGTCAGTCCTGCACGAGGCAGCTGCTTGCATCAGGAGCCTCCACGAGCAAATCCAG ATTCTAGCTGCGCCCCTCCCTGGGGTAAGCTGCTCCTCGCCGTCGTCGCAGGATACCGGAGAAGAGCCGGCCACGAGCCTGCGCCGGCAGGGCCTCTGCGTGGCGCCGCTGTCAGCCGCCATCGCAAGCCTCGTGTGCGACAACGCACGTGGTCACGGCCACAATCGAACTGACTTGGGGGCTGGTGCATTCTTTGGTGCGCTGTAG